Within Sander lucioperca isolate FBNREF2018 chromosome 22, SLUC_FBN_1.2, whole genome shotgun sequence, the genomic segment GGCTAAACCGGTCCTTATGAATTGCCTAATCTAAGCCCAGAAGATTCACAGGAAACATGCAAGGATCATAACTTGAACCAGCAGACATTAAAAGATGCACTGGCTGTCCCTACTGAtaatgtacctttttttttttttttttttaaattgatctaAATATCCCAGCCTGCTGTTGTctgtcttattttgtcttcagtttttttttttttaaaaccacaaTAATCTTTTTTACCACTTATTTTACTCCATCACAGTCATCACAAATCTCTTTGCCCTGTATTGCTCTCACTGTCCTCTCCTTGGCTCCCCCTCTcttggtttttgttttcactCTGCTCCATGTTGCTTTCTCCAGTGAAGCTCTCTTCCAAAGATCCACAGTCTTCCCTTCTTCCTGCTGCAGTTTCACTCTGCTCCATCTTGTCATGCATGTCTTCCAGGCTGCTCTGCTCTGGCGACCGATGCGGTGCCGACTTACTCTGCTCCCCTCCCGCCTCCTTTTTGATTATACCCAGAGGGACTTGTTGAGGGTTGTCTGGAGCCTCGATGGGGGTCTccatctccacctcctccacttTCACCTGCACAGCAAAGACTACAGAGACAGAATCAAGTCAGCAAATTACCAAACTTGCATCATAAAAAGTGAGATAAGTGAACAGCGTGTTGTACAGGTTTGTCCACTTACTCTCGTGCTCCTCAGGCTCAGTTTTGGGCTGGATGAGAGGCCCTTTTGGAGCAAGACTGAGACCTTCCAGCCCTGGAGGACCGTTAGTGCCAGTGGCCTCGGGCTGCTGACCAGCATCATCTTTAGCTTGGTCCTGAGAGAGCCTCTTCTTCGCATTCTTCTTTcctaaaacaaaacaaggaaGTGAAAGCATTGTTATATAACCATCAGATGGAAGAAAACACTAAATATGATGACTAATCTGATTTCTGTGGCAAGACACAAGACTTCATATGCATTTCTGAGTCAAGACTTactctttcttcctttcttgtTCTGTGCCGCCTGGCTCTCCATTAAATCAACTGGAAAACAGAATGAGACACCCGTCACTTTTATTCAGGGTCAAAAACATCTACACAGCCAACGTGACATCacgacttcgcgtaaacatacacgccactttctaaagccaagtggcgtgttatctgtacgcattttgagctagcCGCGTGTATATCTACGCCAGATACAGCGgaggggttgggtttaggaaaagaagaaccggacggttgggtttagaaaacaataacgggacgcgggacaacaacggcacggttgggtttaggaaaagaagaaaacgacgtttgggtttaggaaaagaagaaaacaacagatgggtttaggaaacgtgacacgcgggacacgatccccggtctcctgggtgaaagtcctgtgttgtctgacccatccaccaccccgaccaacctccctatgcggatttttgggctttcatactactcgctacggcgtaaattgacacgcaatcgcaaggtaatgtaagggccctgacacaccaaccagacgggccgaccgtcggcagaaaagccagtcggactgatcagtcgggtcccgaggtccaaaaaatgcctcagaacacactgaggcgacgccgacttgagcgtacgctctgcgcgaaatggaatacgtctccatagcagcaggcagcgctgctctgtattctttccattaacagtctgattatttcccagaaaatgaaaaccggcagctgattggacaaacgtgtcacgtggttcttttttctccggaaattcacagccagactgtcatggcggcttgttcagaatacgatctcatattgtactaaaatagttcaccgaaacgtgtttctgaaaacattttaagcgagaaataggccgtgcagttgctgaatctgtcttcatttcagattgacaaaggtcagtttaaaagattttcgtcagattttgagcggctcatccgctccccatttccgggtgagtcccgactgccctgtccccgactgaacatgtcgggtcggcccaaatgaatgccgagggctcctcggacggccgacggcacgggacacaccgaacagactcgagtcactgacctcgccagacggcccgacgcccgattatcgggctggtgtgtcttctctctaagtcaatggaggccaaacggtgtTGATAAACACGTTAAAAatcgattatgcgtcttgataacacgccaaattgacttattgagatcagtctgacagCACTGACTACCAGTCGCTCTTCTGTGACAGTGGACTGAGGTTAGAGAGGCGAACTGGACTGCTTTCTACCTCATTTGGTCTTTATTTCCACCAATTATCTAATCTGCAGTTCAATCAGAATTAAAATCCCTCACGTAAAACACCTCAATCAGAATAAACTGGTTCAGATGCCCAGTTGATGGCTTAACATTAACTCTACAACAAGCAGGGGGGTATTGCTATTAAATGGGGCGTTTTACCGAGTCCTGGAGGCGGCTGGAGCTGGTAGCCCATGAGGTCGCACCAGCCGACCGGGTAGATGTCTGGGGACTGGTGGTCCACCCACTGGTCAAACTCATCCTCCCAGCCGTCAAAGTGGATGAGCAGCAGGCGGCCCACGCAGCGCTTCACGGTGGCCACGCAAATCAGCCGCGGCTCCATCAAGTCCACCGCCTCCAGCTTCATGTTGGGGGAGAAGCCGTGACCCGGGTAATcctgaagaaaaataaaatcctgTTTGATAAAGTTCCTTCTCGTgccaaaaaaaacccaaactaaTAAAAAGATTGTGTAGTattcaggtaaaaaaaaaaagagagagttcTCTGCGCTTCTGCAGACCACAACAATCAAGGTTGGTGCAACCAAGGCATGACAAAACAgtgtaaagtaacaaaaaattgccagtgcaacacagatgtcttcttacttaatcattttatttttttaaggtgcataacagtgactaacgtttcgATGTAATGTTACATCTTCATCAGTCATTGGACAAAGACATCTGTGTTGTACCGgcaattttttgttactttacaaAGATTGTGTAGTATTTGCATGTATACATTTAAAGATGTGTTCAGAAAAAGGACCGTCTTGGTTTGCCATTATGTTCAAGTTAGGACTAAGTTGCTATGTCGCTAAATAGAGAGCACAGCTTCAAATGCTACACGAGGTTTGGACTTTTTAATCTTACAGCGTTGAACAGTTGTCCCGGTGCAGCTTTAGCGTTGGTATCCTTCAGATATTTGTCCCAGGTGAAGGTCTGAGAGTCATAACCTGCCAAGACAGAGAAATCAGAAAGTATTCTCATTAACAGTATACTGCTTGAGTTATTTTTTCAGCAGAACGTGCACAACGGCTGGAGTCAAAGCAGTGAGCTGCAGCGGAGACGGAATGGAGGCACGTTTAGATTTACCTAGAGGTACCGTGAGAGGGATGAAGTTCTTTTTGCAGAAATTTACGGGAAGGATGGCATGAGATGAGGCGTGGTAACAAAACCAATCCGATCCGTTGTTTGATGTGGTGCCATCTATACCCACCATCAGGTAGCCATCTAACAGCACCTGGGAGGAGTGGAggacagcagagtcagacacgcAGAAGAAAACGACAGCGTAGGAGTTATGTGTTTAGGACAAGGCAACATAGTTCACAACCACTTAATTGTTCAAGCAGATCAGTCTAGTCTGTCTGATGAGGTCTAAACAAGATTCGACAAACGCGacacacaaaaccaaccaaaaaCAGCTGTCTTACCTTGTGTATAGTGGCCACACAGATGCTTCCCAGGTTCAGAGGGTCAATGGCCTCCAGCTTCATTCCCTCCTCAAAGAAAGCTCCCTCCATGTAAACAAACCTGGGCTGCAGATCACACAGTGGTTGTCAAGAGTTGTGCTGATAGCAGCACTACGTCGAGTGAGACTTTCCATAGTGAGCGCCGATTACTGTCCCATCAGCAATAGCCAAAAATGCACTCATTTCACCGCGACATCTACTGTCATCAAATAGGGCCCATTCAgacgagagaaaaaaaaaaaagccatctgGCGATTCGCCGCAGGGTTTGTGCAGCGATTTCTGTCAGCTCGTTTATACTGTAGATCTCGACATTTCTGATcacacttgaaggcagcattatttcacagagaaagagggaggcagTGAGCTTTActgtttactgtacaggacTCACACCACCACCTCAAAATGGACTCCCAAGTCTGATCGGCAGTTAcgtgattggccaccgcagggTGACAAAAGAAATAGATATTCCAATAGCTTGAACCTCTGTCCTTTTAGAAGGAACATCGCAGGGTCATTTTTGGCCAGTTCTGACAGCTCTGTGTGTATTGAAGATAGATGAAGATGAAAAATGAGAAGAGAACTTCTGCGTGTGCCCTCTCGACAGTCGTTTGCTTTCCTCACTACCGTTTTTCTTCTCAAACACTAATTAGCTTAAGCTGAATAGCCAATCAGAAGGATTCCTCTCACCAACGGCAATTTAACATGTTGGATcgcctgaaaaaaaaaagccgacCGGGGTGGCAACAGTGCGTGATAAACTGCAAAAAGTAGGGCGACGGACACCGATCTCCATGGTGTGTCAGCACCTAAACAAGACTCAAATGCTAATATAATGTGTACACACAAACTGAGGATTTAAGCCTAGTCATGAAtctaacaaacagaaaaaaataaatctaggGATATTACTACAAGCAGCTGTTGAGTCTACTTATGCTTTTTGAATCGTTTGATGAATTATTTCTTGAGCAATGCCATTTGTCTTACCTTTTTAAAGAGCAGGAATAAACTGTCACAGTTCCCCTTCCAACCACTGGCAGCAGCGTCCACACTTGCTATAATTAAAAAAGAAGCACTTAAAAATGTATGCTATGTGTTTTGTTGTATTACCCATGTCATTTCTTCTGTGTTTCTTgctatggaggaaaaaaaaaaaaccacttaATCCTCGACCTACCAGGTGTTTTAATAGCATGACCCACGGTGCTGGACCAGCCTATCGGGTGCAGCAGGGGACTCCACATGTGGCACCAGAAATCAGAGATGGTGTTTTCGGGGGCGTCGCTTTGGTCGGTGTACACGAGCCGCAGGCGGCCACCAACAATAGAGTCTATGACGGCCATGCGGGTCCGACTCACGTATTTGGGGTCCACCACCTCCACGCGCATCCCTATTCTGAAGGAGGTCCTCATGTTCTCGGCCAACTAGAGAGAGAGGGCCGATGGAAGACGCCACAGGGACAGACGTTGATTAATTCACTGAAGTTAAACAATTTGTGTAACTTGAATTCCTCGTACTCTTCACGTTTACAAGACAGATGAGTTATAAGCCAAATCATTGAGTTTTACCTTCAGGTAGAAGTCAACAGGTAGAGTGTTGGCCCCCACCAGCTTTGTCATCAGATACTCTTTCCAGTCCGGGATGTTCTGCTTCACATCTACGAACACACAGTTTGTCATCAAATTAGAACACATCCAATCACCGCAAATTTGAATTTATCAGTATCTGCCATTTAACTCCtgattagagctgggcaataagGAGAttatcaaatatcacaatattttttatattgatattgcgatgatactgtagggttgactattggtgctttcacaaaatatttacacaatgagatttgtgttaaataatcatcagtaatgtggatatcaTGACTGGTCATGAAAGTGGGTaaaagtgggtaaaggcaaataacaacagctagaacagtctggtaggttcagaaaatgacatcactgtcCTGTAacgtagcctttaaaaccagtaaaggcaacacttgtgtcatattaagatgtccaaaatgaaggacgatatctagcctcatgtATCGATATAGATATATTGCCCAGTCCTAATCCTGATCAAATTCTGATGCTTCATTCTAAGTGCTGGCCCAACCAGGACAGTCACGTTTACTATCCTAATGCCATCAGGGAGCCAATGAACCGCCGTGGTTCAGGTTTGAGTCCTCACCTTGTGGTGGCACCAGCAGCTTGCTCGTCATGGCGCACCATCCAATCGGGTTCAGCTCTCCCGAAACGAGGCTGCACCAGAAATCGTGGCTGCTGTCGTATTCAAAGCCTTCGTATCTCAACAGGGCTTTGTATCCTGGAGACAAGGGGtgggaggaaggaaagaaagagtgaAGATGCTATGGATGAACTTTTTAAATGGAGCAGTATCTTCTGAAAGgaaccgcaccagcggggcaaacaaactctaatgcaattcaaccgaactaaaccaggcaggtgtgaaagcgccctctATGTCCGTCCAACACTTTGGTACAGTACATGGTACGTTGACAACTCCTGGGCATGCTACACTAACATTTTCTGTGGAGTTTCAATAGTCAAAAGGATAAATTCACATGTTCTGGCTGACCCCATGGCCTTTGCTCAAGACCATTGGCAAGAATGTGTATCGCTGCACACGCGTGCATGTACGAGATAAACAAAGCGGGGGGCCAactcatagaaaaaaaaaaaaacagacccaTAGTGCTACCAGGGGAGAAccttaaatatgaataaaaagaaaatgtgacaaCTGCTCAAATTCATAATCATAGAAAAAGGTAATTCCATGCAGGAATGGCCTGTTCAAATAAACACTGGCAAAACAGGCAAGATGTACACACCTGCAATCTGGATGACCGTAGCGATCCAGTAGACTTTACTGGGCAGGACAGCGTTTGTGTTCAGGACCTCCACCTTCATCCCCATGGTGATGTCATCCCACTGGGCACACAGGGGAGCCTGCACGGGATAGGTCAGAGGTCAGACCATCAGTGGGAGATCTTTAATTTCGTTCACATTCATATATTGTTTCCTTCTAGCATTTAACTATTAGTtttgcaatgcattttttttttttttaatatgttggACTAGATTTTTCATGTTGGTGAGAATACTGTTTAAAAGGCTGTGTGTGCACGCCTAAATTCAAACCTATGTTGGCAATAATATTAAAGGCAAACATTTTATCATGATTTGATCTCAGAATGAGCTGTATCGGTATCTGCGAGTACGCAAGTCTATGCACCGA encodes:
- the l3mbtl2 gene encoding lethal(3)malignant brain tumor-like protein 2 isoform X3 produces the protein MVNACCVINCHSRSHDRHGKRVGMRFFSFPAWKQHKGSWVSDLTKRRRMAWMVAVRRTNITFSNIPSHILVCSKHFHTGKPASLPSHPDWIPSLHLGHTEVKATHTEPFNRRTNLNGRPPSKKATVLHKVNKSPPAPTGQDAAAKAFSWGAYLEKETSLAASVSCFRHAPLCAQWDDITMGMKVEVLNTNAVLPSKVYWIATVIQIAGYKALLRYEGFEYDSSHDFWCSLVSGELNPIGWCAMTSKLLVPPQDVKQNIPDWKEYLMTKLVGANTLPVDFYLKLAENMRTSFRIGMRVEVVDPKYVSRTRMAVIDSIVGGRLRLVYTDQSDAPENTISDFWCHMWSPLLHPIGWSSTVGHAIKTPASVDAAASGWKGNCDSLFLLFKKPRFVYMEGAFFEEGMKLEAIDPLNLGSICVATIHKVLLDGYLMVGIDGTTSNNGSDWFCYHASSHAILPVNFCKKNFIPLTVPLGYDSQTFTWDKYLKDTNAKAAPGQLFNADYPGHGFSPNMKLEAVDLMEPRLICVATVKRCVGRLLLIHFDGWEDEFDQWVDHQSPDIYPVGWCDLMGYQLQPPPGLVDLMESQAAQNKKGRKRKKNAKKRLSQDQAKDDAGQQPEATGTNGPPGLEGLSLAPKGPLIQPKTEPEEHEIFAVQVKVEEVEMETPIEAPDNPQQVPLGIIKKEAGGEQSKSAPHRSPEQSSLEDMHDKMEQSETAAGRREDCGSLEESFTGESNMEQSENKNQERGSQGEDSESNTGQRDL
- the l3mbtl2 gene encoding lethal(3)malignant brain tumor-like protein 2 isoform X1, whose protein sequence is MPYHCVAYGCGKTAEDGVTLFKFPKDIEAFRKWEKQVQRTRSQWVASPNSHLCCQHFGREYFEPGTLKLKPGAAPTVFVRPHCSSCDGVGCRNCLPAIQRRSITAEPRDPTTRAECNEMAPFDSDNTDGECDDDHLTRGEMKPGGKNKEERPVVCEMCGTTGNISTFFSKTKRFCSISCSRSYSSNSKKTSILARLQGRPPSKKATVLHKVNKSPPAPTGQDAAAKAFSWGAYLEKETSLAASVSCFRHAPLCAQWDDITMGMKVEVLNTNAVLPSKVYWIATVIQIAGYKALLRYEGFEYDSSHDFWCSLVSGELNPIGWCAMTSKLLVPPQDVKQNIPDWKEYLMTKLVGANTLPVDFYLKLAENMRTSFRIGMRVEVVDPKYVSRTRMAVIDSIVGGRLRLVYTDQSDAPENTISDFWCHMWSPLLHPIGWSSTVGHAIKTPASVDAAASGWKGNCDSLFLLFKKPRFVYMEGAFFEEGMKLEAIDPLNLGSICVATIHKVLLDGYLMVGIDGTTSNNGSDWFCYHASSHAILPVNFCKKNFIPLTVPLGYDSQTFTWDKYLKDTNAKAAPGQLFNADYPGHGFSPNMKLEAVDLMEPRLICVATVKRCVGRLLLIHFDGWEDEFDQWVDHQSPDIYPVGWCDLMGYQLQPPPGLVDLMESQAAQNKKGRKRKKNAKKRLSQDQAKDDAGQQPEATGTNGPPGLEGLSLAPKGPLIQPKTEPEEHEIFAVQVKVEEVEMETPIEAPDNPQQVPLGIIKKEAGGEQSKSAPHRSPEQSSLEDMHDKMEQSETAAGRREDCGSLEESFTGESNMEQSENKNQERGSQGEDSESNTGQRDL
- the l3mbtl2 gene encoding lethal(3)malignant brain tumor-like protein 2 isoform X2 is translated as MPYHCVAYGCGKTAEDGVTLFKFPKDIEAFRKWEKQVQRTRSQWVASPNSHLCCQHFGREYFEPGTLKLKPGAAPTVFVRPHCSSCDGVGCRNCLPAIQRRSITAEPRDPTTRAECNEMAPFDSDNTDGECDDDHLTRGEMKPGGKNKEERPVVCEMCGTTGNISTFFSKTKRFCSISCSRSYSSNSKKTSILARLQGRPPSKKATVLHKVNKSPPAPTGQDAAKAFSWGAYLEKETSLAASVSCFRHAPLCAQWDDITMGMKVEVLNTNAVLPSKVYWIATVIQIAGYKALLRYEGFEYDSSHDFWCSLVSGELNPIGWCAMTSKLLVPPQDVKQNIPDWKEYLMTKLVGANTLPVDFYLKLAENMRTSFRIGMRVEVVDPKYVSRTRMAVIDSIVGGRLRLVYTDQSDAPENTISDFWCHMWSPLLHPIGWSSTVGHAIKTPASVDAAASGWKGNCDSLFLLFKKPRFVYMEGAFFEEGMKLEAIDPLNLGSICVATIHKVLLDGYLMVGIDGTTSNNGSDWFCYHASSHAILPVNFCKKNFIPLTVPLGYDSQTFTWDKYLKDTNAKAAPGQLFNADYPGHGFSPNMKLEAVDLMEPRLICVATVKRCVGRLLLIHFDGWEDEFDQWVDHQSPDIYPVGWCDLMGYQLQPPPGLVDLMESQAAQNKKGRKRKKNAKKRLSQDQAKDDAGQQPEATGTNGPPGLEGLSLAPKGPLIQPKTEPEEHEIFAVQVKVEEVEMETPIEAPDNPQQVPLGIIKKEAGGEQSKSAPHRSPEQSSLEDMHDKMEQSETAAGRREDCGSLEESFTGESNMEQSENKNQERGSQGEDSESNTGQRDL
- the l3mbtl2 gene encoding lethal(3)malignant brain tumor-like protein 2 isoform X4, whose translation is MVNACCVINCHSRSHDRHGKRVGMRFFSFPAWKQHKGSWVSDLTKRRRMAWMVAVRRTNITFSNIPSHILVCSKHFHTGKPASLPSHPDWIPSLHLGHTEVKATHTEPFNRRTNLNGRPPSKKATVLHKVNKSPPAPTGQDAAKAFSWGAYLEKETSLAASVSCFRHAPLCAQWDDITMGMKVEVLNTNAVLPSKVYWIATVIQIAGYKALLRYEGFEYDSSHDFWCSLVSGELNPIGWCAMTSKLLVPPQDVKQNIPDWKEYLMTKLVGANTLPVDFYLKLAENMRTSFRIGMRVEVVDPKYVSRTRMAVIDSIVGGRLRLVYTDQSDAPENTISDFWCHMWSPLLHPIGWSSTVGHAIKTPASVDAAASGWKGNCDSLFLLFKKPRFVYMEGAFFEEGMKLEAIDPLNLGSICVATIHKVLLDGYLMVGIDGTTSNNGSDWFCYHASSHAILPVNFCKKNFIPLTVPLGYDSQTFTWDKYLKDTNAKAAPGQLFNADYPGHGFSPNMKLEAVDLMEPRLICVATVKRCVGRLLLIHFDGWEDEFDQWVDHQSPDIYPVGWCDLMGYQLQPPPGLVDLMESQAAQNKKGRKRKKNAKKRLSQDQAKDDAGQQPEATGTNGPPGLEGLSLAPKGPLIQPKTEPEEHEIFAVQVKVEEVEMETPIEAPDNPQQVPLGIIKKEAGGEQSKSAPHRSPEQSSLEDMHDKMEQSETAAGRREDCGSLEESFTGESNMEQSENKNQERGSQGEDSESNTGQRDL